A genomic region of Capnocytophaga canimorsus contains the following coding sequences:
- a CDS encoding cytochrome C oxidase subunit IV family protein — translation MAHTEHKLEIFRGAIKFKSNEQKIWGVLILLSIVTAIEVLLGIYRPEFLETKVLSMKLLNWIFIILTIVKAYYIAWDFMHMRDELKSFRHAVVLPLLIYIPYIIFIYLIEGSYINEVLKNSFMTWKF, via the coding sequence ATGGCACATACAGAACATAAATTAGAGATATTTCGTGGAGCTATTAAGTTCAAATCCAACGAACAAAAAATATGGGGCGTGCTTATTTTGCTGTCTATAGTTACGGCAATTGAGGTGCTTTTGGGTATTTATCGCCCAGAATTTTTAGAAACTAAAGTGCTTTCTATGAAGCTTTTAAATTGGATTTTCATTATCCTTACCATAGTTAAAGCTTACTATATTGCGTGGGATTTTATGCATATGCGTGATGAACTTAAAAGTTTCCGACACGCGGTGGTGCTTCCACTTTTGATATACATTCCGTACATCATATTTATTTATTTAATAGAGGGAAGCTATATCAATGAAGTGTTGAAAAACAGCTTTATGACTTGGAAATTTTAA
- the folB gene encoding dihydroneopterin aldolase: MLGKIHLKNIRIFSNHGCLDEEKIIGSDYLVNLKIKADLKKAIDSDELSDTVDYVHLNRIISEEMHKRSKLLEHVAYRALKRIFDELPQVQQVSIGIAKVNPPIGGDVASVAVKIKQKRVCICE, from the coding sequence ATGCTGGGTAAAATTCACTTGAAAAACATTCGTATTTTTAGTAATCACGGTTGTTTAGATGAAGAAAAAATAATAGGTAGTGATTATTTAGTTAATCTGAAAATCAAGGCTGATTTGAAAAAAGCCATAGATTCTGATGAGTTATCCGATACGGTTGATTATGTTCATTTAAATAGAATTATTAGTGAAGAAATGCACAAACGTTCTAAATTGTTGGAACACGTAGCCTATCGGGCATTGAAGCGAATTTTTGATGAACTTCCACAGGTTCAGCAGGTAAGCATTGGTATTGCTAAAGTTAATCCACCCATAGGTGGCGATGTGGCTTCGGTTGCGGTCAAAATAAAACAAAAAAGAGTTTGTATTTGTGAATAA
- a CDS encoding transposase: MEVIGREIIEQVKNKFGYIIEVVMRNDQKKKDFHPISKRWVIERTFAWLDNDRRLCRNYELLLENSENMVKLSAIKILLNKI, from the coding sequence ATGGAGGTTATAGGGAGAGAGATTATCGAACAAGTGAAGAATAAATTTGGTTATATCATTGAGGTAGTTATGAGAAATGATCAAAAGAAAAAGGATTTTCATCCCATTTCTAAAAGATGGGTGATAGAACGCACTTTTGCTTGGCTAGACAATGATCGAAGATTATGTAGAAATTATGAATTACTGCTAGAAAACTCAGAAAATATGGTCAAATTATCTGCTATAAAAATTTTACTCAATAAAATTTAA
- a CDS encoding 3-deoxy-D-manno-octulosonic acid transferase: MYTLSIYVVGFILKIIALFNKKIKLFVQGRKNVFPYLKENIQKGERYVWVHTASLGEFEQGLPVIKALKNKGKKILVTFFSPSGYEVRKNSPDADMVVYLPLDTPKNARKFLEIVQPEMAVFVKYEFWYHYLNQLKNRGIKTYLLSGIFRENQIFFKPYGVMMRDALRCFNHFFVQNETSKKLLQSIGFENVTVSGDTRFDRVSEIVKRDNVLDFMEAFKGDSLCVVFGSSWESDEEIYLKAINYSNSQNVKFVIAPHDIKPEKIESFRRKIALKTVFFSQKEGKNLSEYDVLMLDTIGILTKVYSYADIAYVGGGMGNSGLHNVLEPAVFGIPVMIGKNYDKFAEAKALVERGGVISVSTEKELQEKLHLLIQNPNKRSEMGGINKDFIQKSSGATEKFLNFVLSNRM; encoded by the coding sequence CTGTATACATTGTCTATTTATGTGGTTGGTTTTATACTGAAAATCATAGCTTTATTCAATAAAAAAATCAAGCTTTTTGTTCAGGGGCGCAAGAATGTATTTCCTTATTTAAAGGAAAACATTCAAAAAGGAGAGCGATATGTTTGGGTACATACGGCTTCGCTAGGCGAGTTTGAGCAAGGTCTTCCTGTGATTAAAGCTTTGAAAAACAAAGGGAAAAAGATCTTGGTTACATTTTTTTCGCCTTCGGGGTACGAGGTTCGTAAGAATAGCCCCGATGCTGATATGGTGGTTTATCTGCCTTTGGATACTCCGAAAAATGCCCGAAAATTTCTGGAAATCGTTCAGCCCGAAATGGCAGTTTTTGTAAAGTATGAATTTTGGTATCATTACCTTAATCAGCTTAAAAATAGAGGAATAAAAACCTATTTACTATCTGGTATTTTTCGAGAAAATCAGATTTTTTTCAAACCTTACGGAGTAATGATGCGCGATGCACTACGATGTTTTAATCATTTTTTTGTTCAGAATGAAACGTCTAAAAAATTACTTCAATCCATTGGTTTTGAAAATGTAACGGTGAGTGGTGATACGCGTTTTGACCGCGTTTCCGAGATTGTAAAACGAGATAATGTTTTGGATTTTATGGAGGCATTCAAAGGAGATTCGCTTTGTGTGGTTTTCGGAAGCTCTTGGGAAAGCGACGAGGAAATTTATTTGAAAGCGATAAATTATTCCAATAGTCAAAATGTAAAGTTTGTTATTGCTCCTCACGATATAAAACCCGAGAAAATTGAGAGTTTCCGACGAAAAATAGCTTTGAAAACCGTATTTTTTTCACAAAAAGAAGGAAAGAACTTATCCGAATACGATGTTCTGATGTTGGATACAATCGGGATTTTAACCAAGGTGTACAGCTATGCTGATATTGCTTATGTAGGCGGTGGAATGGGCAACAGTGGGTTACACAATGTGTTGGAACCAGCTGTTTTTGGAATTCCTGTGATGATTGGTAAGAATTATGATAAGTTTGCCGAAGCCAAAGCATTGGTGGAAAGGGGAGGGGTAATCTCTGTTTCGACCGAAAAAGAGTTGCAAGAGAAACTACATTTACTTATTCAAAACCCTAATAAAAGATCAGAAATGGGTGGAATCAACAAGGATTTTATCCAAAAAAGCAGCGGAGCTACAGAGAAATTTCTAAATTTTGTACTTTCAAATAGAATGTAA
- a CDS encoding PorP/SprF family type IX secretion system membrane protein — MKGSNRFVLILMLMFSVFGYSQQESQYTQYMYNTMQFNPGYTGSRGVGSLFGLYRTQWVGLDGAPKTSNLSFHTPIKNKNVGLGLSIHHETIGPQTDTNLMVDFSYTLNLENSKLAFGIKGTAGFFHIDYNKLRLQDSGDYIFTGGDNRIFSPNVGAGLYWYSDNWYLGLSVPTLLETDVYSRNDRSISVLKNTQHYYLIGGYVFDLSDSVKFKPAALSKLAYGTPLQLDLSANFMFNERFVLGAAWRWSAAVSAMAGFQISDRWFIGYGYDFETTELSKYNSGSHEIFLRYEFIKTYKKVVSPRFF, encoded by the coding sequence ATGAAGGGAAGTAATAGATTTGTACTCATTTTAATGCTTATGTTTAGTGTATTTGGATATTCACAACAGGAGTCGCAATACACGCAGTATATGTACAACACGATGCAGTTTAATCCGGGTTATACGGGTTCTCGTGGTGTGGGTAGTTTGTTTGGACTTTATCGTACGCAATGGGTAGGTTTGGACGGAGCTCCTAAGACGAGTAATTTGAGTTTTCATACGCCGATAAAGAACAAGAATGTTGGTTTGGGTTTGTCGATTCACCACGAGACGATAGGTCCTCAGACGGACACGAATTTGATGGTTGATTTTTCGTACACGTTGAATTTGGAGAACAGCAAGTTGGCTTTTGGGATAAAGGGTACGGCAGGTTTTTTCCATATTGATTACAATAAGTTGCGTTTGCAGGATTCTGGGGATTATATATTCACGGGAGGTGATAATCGTATTTTTTCTCCGAATGTGGGGGCGGGATTGTACTGGTACTCGGACAATTGGTATTTGGGATTGTCTGTTCCGACGCTATTGGAGACGGATGTTTACTCTCGTAATGATCGTTCGATTTCTGTACTTAAGAACACACAGCATTATTATTTGATAGGGGGTTATGTCTTTGATTTGTCAGATTCTGTAAAGTTCAAGCCTGCGGCTTTGTCTAAATTGGCTTATGGTACTCCTTTGCAGTTGGATTTGTCGGCGAACTTTATGTTTAATGAAAGATTTGTCTTGGGCGCTGCTTGGCGCTGGTCGGCAGCGGTGAGTGCTATGGCAGGTTTTCAGATTAGTGACCGCTGGTTTATTGGTTATGGCTATGATTTTGAGACTACGGAATTGTCGAAGTATAATTCGGGTTCTCACGAAATCTTCTTAAGATATGAATTTATAAAGACGTACAAGAAGGTGGTATCACCTCGTTTCTTCTAA
- a CDS encoding porin family protein, protein MKKIMIACFMLLSVKAFSQDYPKHQINLNIANAIAIASIEVGYEHYVGMNQSVELEMFFNDRFSYFPKNSDKKFSATSIKLGYNYYFDPENLSGPYINPFIKQRFGKYKETEGANVTEIKLNSFILGVGLGYQWNYNDTFIVAPFVNIARNFGSEINNSKKFWAIEPNAGLKIGYKF, encoded by the coding sequence ATGAAAAAAATAATGATTGCGTGTTTTATGCTTTTATCTGTTAAGGCATTTTCTCAAGATTACCCAAAACATCAAATAAATTTAAACATCGCCAATGCTATAGCCATTGCTTCTATTGAAGTGGGATATGAACATTATGTAGGTATGAATCAGTCGGTTGAGTTGGAAATGTTTTTCAATGATCGTTTTTCGTACTTTCCTAAAAATAGCGATAAAAAATTCTCTGCTACCAGTATCAAATTAGGATATAACTACTACTTTGATCCTGAAAATCTCTCAGGACCTTACATCAATCCGTTTATTAAACAGCGTTTTGGTAAGTATAAAGAAACCGAAGGAGCAAATGTTACTGAAATCAAACTCAATAGTTTTATTTTAGGGGTAGGTCTTGGCTATCAGTGGAATTACAACGATACTTTCATCGTAGCACCGTTTGTTAATATTGCACGTAATTTTGGATCCGAAATTAATAACAGTAAAAAGTTTTGGGCAATTGAGCCTAATGCTGGTTTAAAAATAGGATACAAGTTTTAA
- a CDS encoding YhcH/YjgK/YiaL family protein: MIYDAINHWELYFKNPIFREIFNNLKTLDAQTPDGIYFACEQYQIRVMTYQTKEIPTIIESHQKEVDIHVVLAGEERIKLFGRKDVIVTTPYNAEKDCQLYKAVNPPVIDLHLTPKNMAVLFPQDIHQPQFIAETKSQTIKKVVVKVKEFVFGEH; the protein is encoded by the coding sequence ATGATATACGATGCTATAAACCACTGGGAATTATACTTTAAAAACCCCATTTTCAGAGAAATTTTCAATAATTTAAAAACGTTAGACGCACAAACTCCAGATGGGATTTACTTTGCTTGTGAGCAGTATCAAATACGGGTAATGACTTATCAAACCAAGGAAATACCTACTATAATTGAATCACACCAAAAGGAAGTGGACATTCACGTGGTTTTGGCTGGGGAAGAACGTATCAAATTATTTGGCAGAAAAGATGTAATTGTAACCACCCCTTACAATGCTGAGAAAGATTGTCAACTCTATAAAGCAGTAAATCCACCCGTTATTGATTTACACCTAACTCCCAAAAATATGGCAGTGCTTTTTCCTCAAGACATTCATCAGCCTCAATTTATAGCAGAAACTAAATCTCAAACCATTAAAAAAGTGGTTGTTAAAGTAAAAGAATTTGTTTTTGGAGAGCATTAA
- a CDS encoding cytochrome c oxidase subunit 3 — MEAAIAKPEKKQSRWGGGDAQPFGVSYGKMMIWFFIVSDALTFSGFLAAYGLIRFKFIDIWPIADEVFTHIPFYHGDPQPMIFVAFMTFVLIASSVTMVLAVDAGHRMNQKKVATYLLLTIIGGIIFLGSQAWEWATFIKGEFGAVETKAGNILQFVDAKTNKQIALADFVKSSQVVRQQQKANKGIWFMKEKALPTYALADVVASFKANENVVIRTEKLNEKGHKTVLSRAESLQQIENARYVVEGANLIRNEYGHRLFGDFFFFITGFHGFHVFSGVVLNIIIFLNVLLGTYERRKSYEMVEKTGLYWHFVDLVWVFVFTFFYLV, encoded by the coding sequence ATGGAAGCAGCAATTGCAAAACCAGAAAAAAAACAATCGCGTTGGGGCGGAGGTGATGCTCAACCCTTTGGGGTGAGTTATGGGAAAATGATGATATGGTTTTTCATCGTTTCCGATGCCCTTACTTTTTCCGGATTTTTAGCCGCTTACGGGCTCATTCGTTTTAAATTTATTGATATTTGGCCTATCGCCGATGAGGTTTTTACACACATTCCATTTTATCACGGTGACCCTCAGCCAATGATTTTTGTGGCATTTATGACCTTTGTGCTTATCGCCTCTTCGGTAACAATGGTATTGGCTGTTGATGCGGGGCATCGTATGAATCAGAAAAAAGTAGCTACTTATCTGTTACTGACCATTATTGGTGGGATAATCTTTTTAGGCTCTCAAGCTTGGGAATGGGCTACTTTTATTAAAGGAGAATTTGGAGCAGTGGAAACAAAAGCTGGAAATATTTTACAATTCGTTGATGCTAAAACCAATAAGCAAATTGCTTTGGCTGATTTTGTAAAATCTTCACAGGTAGTGCGTCAGCAGCAAAAAGCTAATAAAGGGATTTGGTTTATGAAAGAAAAAGCATTGCCTACCTATGCTTTGGCAGATGTAGTGGCGTCATTTAAAGCCAATGAAAATGTGGTAATTCGTACCGAAAAGTTAAACGAAAAAGGGCATAAAACGGTGCTTTCCAGAGCTGAATCATTACAGCAAATTGAAAATGCAAGGTATGTGGTTGAGGGAGCAAACCTTATCCGAAATGAGTATGGTCATCGCTTATTCGGAGATTTCTTTTTCTTTATTACTGGATTCCACGGATTCCACGTTTTTTCAGGAGTAGTGTTGAATATCATTATTTTCTTAAACGTACTCTTAGGTACCTATGAGCGTCGTAAGAGCTACGAAATGGTAGAAAAAACAGGACTTTACTGGCATTTCGTGGATTTGGTTTGGGTTTTCGTATTCACTTTCTTCTATTTGGTTTAA
- a CDS encoding OmpA family protein: MKLSYRLYSVLFFGLLCFSGSYAQNKDLEKANKLYNSFAYVDAISIYERIARKGFENQELLERLGNSYYFNADYRNALVWYEKLFGNSQYEISKPEYYYRYAQSLKSAERYEESDAMMNRFIALTEEDNRGTIFEENRNYQQVIAKNSGRMDLHLVDINTEYSEYGTAFYGDKVVFAASNNSLFKPTSYWTGETFYNLYEARRDSIALSKKSEFSSVLSTKFNESTAVFTADGNTVYFTRNNYINKKVGMDSDNAILLKILKSTKDANGRWSKPVELPFNSNVYSVAHPALSPDEKYLYFASNMRGSRGASDIFRVEILSGGGYGKPENLGENVNTDGRESFPFISKNNVLYFASDGFPGLGGLDIFAAQIHPDGSLGKAVNVGRPANSPDDDFCYVIDSDTRVGFLTSNRSGGVGKDDIYSFYERVPLYFSCTKLMRGVVKDAHTQAVLSDASLTLSGVDFEALDSIQSAQDGTFAFAKEVDCYKPYYYVKGAKEGYETAEVKVLSQTDKDFYCEVLLTPRVIQVTQGDDLAKVFKIENIYFDFDKSNIRYDASVQLAKILEVMQEYPKMKIDVRSHTDSRGSDSYNMALSDRRVKSTIKWLIANGVSADRLTGRGYGESQLTNHCSNGVDCSKEEHQANRRSEFIIVSMD; encoded by the coding sequence ATGAAATTAAGTTACAGATTATATAGTGTATTGTTTTTTGGGCTGTTGTGCTTTAGTGGTTCTTATGCCCAGAACAAGGATTTGGAAAAGGCCAACAAGCTTTACAACAGTTTTGCTTATGTTGATGCCATTAGCATTTATGAGCGTATAGCACGTAAGGGTTTTGAGAATCAGGAGTTGTTGGAACGTTTGGGCAACTCGTATTATTTCAATGCGGATTATCGCAATGCTTTGGTTTGGTATGAAAAGCTTTTTGGTAATTCGCAGTATGAGATTAGTAAGCCGGAGTATTATTATCGTTATGCGCAATCGCTTAAATCGGCAGAGCGTTATGAGGAATCGGATGCGATGATGAACCGCTTTATTGCCCTTACGGAGGAAGACAATCGCGGAACGATATTCGAGGAGAACCGCAATTATCAGCAGGTGATTGCTAAGAATTCGGGTCGTATGGATTTGCATTTGGTGGATATCAATACGGAGTACTCGGAATATGGTACGGCATTTTATGGGGATAAGGTGGTTTTTGCTGCGAGTAACAACAGTCTTTTCAAACCGACTTCGTATTGGACGGGAGAGACGTTTTACAACTTGTATGAGGCACGTCGCGATAGCATCGCTTTGAGTAAAAAATCAGAGTTTTCTTCGGTGTTAAGCACGAAGTTTAACGAATCGACGGCGGTTTTTACCGCTGATGGCAATACGGTTTATTTTACGCGTAATAACTACATCAACAAGAAGGTAGGAATGGATAGTGATAATGCCATTCTTTTAAAGATATTGAAATCTACCAAGGACGCTAATGGTCGTTGGAGCAAACCGGTGGAATTGCCATTTAACAGCAATGTGTATAGTGTGGCACACCCTGCTTTGAGTCCGGATGAGAAGTATTTGTATTTTGCATCGAATATGCGAGGCAGCCGTGGGGCTTCTGATATTTTCCGTGTGGAGATTTTATCAGGCGGAGGATATGGTAAACCGGAGAATTTAGGTGAGAATGTAAATACGGATGGTAGAGAGTCTTTTCCATTTATCTCGAAGAATAATGTCCTTTATTTTGCCTCGGATGGATTTCCGGGCTTGGGCGGTTTGGACATTTTTGCGGCACAGATACACCCTGACGGAAGTTTAGGTAAGGCGGTGAATGTTGGTCGCCCTGCCAACAGTCCGGATGACGATTTTTGTTATGTGATAGACAGCGACACGCGTGTGGGCTTTTTAACCTCGAATCGTTCGGGAGGTGTGGGTAAAGATGATATTTATAGTTTTTATGAGCGTGTACCGTTATATTTTTCTTGTACGAAGTTGATGCGTGGTGTGGTTAAGGATGCGCATACACAGGCGGTATTGTCGGATGCTTCATTGACGCTTTCAGGGGTTGATTTTGAGGCATTGGACAGCATCCAAAGTGCTCAAGACGGAACATTCGCCTTTGCTAAGGAAGTGGATTGCTACAAACCTTACTACTACGTGAAAGGGGCTAAGGAGGGCTATGAAACGGCAGAGGTTAAGGTGTTATCGCAGACGGACAAGGATTTTTATTGTGAGGTATTGCTTACACCGCGGGTGATTCAGGTAACGCAAGGGGATGATTTGGCTAAGGTATTCAAGATAGAGAACATTTATTTTGATTTTGACAAGTCGAATATTCGTTACGATGCTTCGGTACAGTTAGCTAAGATATTGGAGGTGATGCAGGAGTATCCTAAGATGAAGATAGATGTACGCTCGCATACGGATAGCCGTGGTTCGGACAGTTACAATATGGCGCTTTCGGACAGACGTGTTAAATCTACGATTAAATGGTTGATTGCCAATGGCGTCAGTGCGGATCGATTAACAGGAAGAGGCTATGGGGAGAGTCAGCTTACTAACCATTGCAGCAATGGGGTGGATTGTAGCAAGGAGGAACATCAAGCCAACCGAAGAAGCGAGTTTATTATCGTGAGTATGGACTAA
- a CDS encoding virulence RhuM family protein, with amino-acid sequence MENTQNIILYTTPNGDVRLDVLLQNETLWLTQKAIAELFGVQRPAITKHLNNIFESGELEENSVSSILEHTANDGKKYNTKFYNLDAIISVGYRVNSSKATQFRIWATNTLKEYIVKGFVLDNERLKQGQKVFGKDYFRELLQRIRSIRASERRIYQQVTDIFAECSIDYDSNSEITKNFYAMVQNKFHYAITGKTAPEIIYSQADKTKENMGLSTWKNAPDGRILKQDVVIAKNYLQEKEIQQLERTVTGYFDYIEGLIERKNTFTMEQLAESVNRFLSFNEYKILEGKGKISKVQADRKAIAEYEEFNKTQKIISDFDKEIKKLKE; translated from the coding sequence ATGGAAAATACCCAAAATATAATCCTTTATACCACCCCTAATGGAGATGTCAGATTAGATGTTTTGCTTCAGAATGAAACTTTATGGCTTACACAAAAAGCTATTGCAGAACTTTTTGGAGTGCAAAGACCCGCTATTACCAAACATTTGAATAACATCTTCGAAAGTGGAGAACTAGAGGAAAATTCAGTTAGTTCCATTTTGGAACATACTGCAAATGACGGAAAAAAGTACAATACCAAATTTTATAACCTAGATGCCATAATATCTGTAGGTTATAGGGTTAATTCATCAAAAGCTACACAATTTAGGATATGGGCAACCAACACTTTGAAAGAATATATTGTTAAAGGCTTTGTTTTAGATAATGAAAGATTAAAACAAGGACAAAAGGTTTTCGGCAAAGATTACTTTAGAGAGCTTTTACAAAGAATTCGTTCCATAAGAGCCAGTGAAAGAAGGATTTATCAACAAGTTACGGATATTTTTGCAGAATGTAGTATTGATTACGACTCCAATTCCGAAATCACGAAGAATTTTTATGCAATGGTTCAGAATAAATTTCACTACGCCATTACAGGGAAAACAGCCCCAGAGATTATATATTCTCAAGCAGATAAGACCAAAGAGAATATGGGGTTAAGTACTTGGAAAAATGCTCCTGACGGTAGGATTTTAAAACAAGATGTAGTTATTGCTAAAAATTATCTTCAAGAAAAAGAAATTCAGCAATTAGAAAGAACTGTTACAGGCTACTTTGATTATATTGAAGGACTTATAGAAAGGAAAAACACATTTACGATGGAGCAATTAGCCGAGAGTGTAAATAGGTTTTTGAGCTTTAATGAATATAAAATTTTGGAAGGAAAGGGTAAAATTTCCAAAGTTCAAGCCGACAGAAAAGCTATTGCAGAATATGAGGAGTTTAACAAAACCCAAAAAATAATCTCTGATTTTGATAAAGAAATTAAAAAATTGAAAGAATGA
- a CDS encoding mechanosensitive ion channel family protein encodes MMHFIEKYRIESVVFIENLGIDNGWAVTLQSAFTFLAMCIFGWMVDRLATQIMRKYIPKIVGRTATDWDDIFVKNKVFANMAHFFPGVVMLLFGELIASDGLRWVIETLIGTYFIIVSLLFFNALLNAIDELYGHVKGEGASLKIYIQLAKVIVFSLGGIAVISIFANKNFLDILAGLGAMITILLIVYKDMIMGFVAGIQLSANKMVYVGDWIVLPKDGADGTVIDIGLTTVKIQNWDRTITTIPTYKLTSESFTNWRGMQLSGGRRIKRHVSIDIESIHFLSEAEIQTFRKIRLLTEYIDEKLQVISAVNANETEHVNQRRLTNIGTFRKYVENYLRESGYANLDMTFIVRQLQSTEKGVSIEIYMFCKVKEWAVYEQIQADIFDHIFAIIPTFNLRLFQEPSGHNFSSKWFGEE; translated from the coding sequence ATGATGCATTTCATTGAGAAATACCGTATTGAAAGTGTTGTTTTTATAGAGAACTTAGGTATTGATAATGGTTGGGCTGTTACGTTACAATCGGCTTTTACCTTTCTGGCAATGTGTATTTTTGGTTGGATGGTTGACCGACTAGCTACGCAAATAATGCGTAAATATATTCCTAAAATTGTAGGACGTACCGCTACCGATTGGGATGATATTTTCGTGAAAAACAAGGTCTTTGCCAATATGGCACATTTCTTCCCTGGTGTGGTGATGCTTCTCTTTGGCGAACTCATTGCCTCTGACGGGCTGCGATGGGTAATAGAAACTCTTATCGGTACCTATTTTATTATTGTTTCGTTATTGTTTTTCAATGCACTACTAAATGCTATTGACGAATTGTATGGTCACGTAAAAGGTGAGGGGGCATCCTTAAAAATTTACATTCAATTGGCAAAAGTGATTGTTTTTTCGTTAGGAGGTATTGCCGTTATTTCCATTTTTGCAAATAAAAACTTTTTAGACATCCTTGCTGGATTGGGAGCTATGATAACCATTCTTCTGATTGTTTATAAAGATATGATTATGGGGTTTGTAGCAGGAATACAACTTTCAGCAAATAAAATGGTTTATGTGGGAGATTGGATTGTTTTACCTAAAGACGGCGCTGACGGAACGGTTATTGATATTGGCTTGACTACGGTTAAAATCCAAAATTGGGACAGAACCATAACCACTATACCTACTTACAAGCTCACTTCCGAGTCTTTTACCAATTGGCGAGGAATGCAACTTTCAGGCGGACGAAGAATCAAACGTCACGTGAGTATTGATATTGAATCCATTCACTTCCTGTCAGAAGCTGAAATACAAACTTTTAGAAAGATACGATTGCTTACCGAGTATATTGACGAAAAACTCCAAGTAATTTCAGCGGTAAATGCCAATGAAACAGAACACGTAAACCAACGCAGACTGACCAATATTGGTACCTTCCGAAAATATGTTGAAAATTACTTGCGAGAATCAGGATATGCTAATTTAGATATGACTTTTATTGTCAGACAATTACAATCTACAGAAAAAGGTGTATCCATTGAAATATATATGTTCTGTAAGGTAAAAGAATGGGCAGTTTACGAGCAAATACAAGCCGATATTTTCGACCATATTTTTGCCATTATCCCCACCTTTAACCTCCGATTATTCCAAGAACCTTCTGGGCACAACTTCTCAAGCAAATGGTTTGGAGAAGAATAG
- a CDS encoding PorP/SprF family type IX secretion system membrane protein, whose translation MKRIALLTFMMLFSGKICSQELHLPQMNQYLADSEFLIASTYAGIGDFVKLRFSGVTQWVGIKDAPDYQSLSGDVRIGERSGLGLVLYNDKNGHTKQMGGKVSFAHHLTLDRYDNHFLSFGISYALNSFRIDTDKFDRIYDPSVTNNRSTINHNFDVGVLYRYKGWFANLTVANLLNKDIDIFAVSEPKALRNYSVYTGYRYKRYRTSDFEIEPSLFYQHYESDGRSSTDVNLKFRWLDMQDYYWAGVNYRFLNDQILRPLNIGPMVGLKRNMFYFAYSYQLTLNEIATYNTGTHVITLGLDLFQGISNCRCTDR comes from the coding sequence ATGAAAAGAATAGCTCTATTAACTTTTATGATGCTTTTTTCTGGAAAAATATGCTCACAGGAATTGCATCTTCCTCAGATGAATCAATATCTGGCAGATAGCGAGTTTTTGATTGCATCAACTTACGCGGGGATTGGAGACTTTGTTAAATTGCGCTTCAGTGGAGTAACCCAATGGGTTGGAATCAAAGATGCTCCTGATTATCAGTCGCTTTCTGGAGATGTTCGAATCGGTGAACGTAGCGGTTTGGGCTTGGTGCTATACAATGACAAAAATGGTCACACCAAACAAATGGGGGGTAAAGTCAGTTTTGCACACCACTTAACATTAGACCGTTACGATAATCACTTCCTTTCTTTCGGAATTTCGTATGCACTCAATTCCTTCCGAATTGATACTGACAAATTCGATCGTATTTATGACCCTTCCGTAACCAACAATCGCTCTACAATCAATCATAATTTTGACGTAGGAGTGTTGTATCGTTATAAGGGTTGGTTTGCTAATTTGACTGTAGCCAATTTGCTCAATAAGGATATTGATATTTTTGCAGTAAGCGAGCCCAAGGCATTGCGTAATTACAGTGTTTACACGGGGTATCGTTATAAGAGATATCGCACTAGTGATTTCGAAATAGAACCCTCATTATTTTATCAGCATTATGAAAGTGATGGACGTTCATCAACGGATGTGAACCTAAAATTCAGATGGTTAGATATGCAAGATTACTATTGGGCTGGGGTTAATTATCGTTTTTTGAATGACCAGATTTTGAGACCCTTGAATATCGGTCCGATGGTGGGCTTGAAGCGAAATATGTTCTATTTTGCGTATTCTTATCAACTAACTTTAAATGAGATAGCAACATATAACACAGGAACTCACGTAATCACCTTAGGGCTTGATTTATTTCAAGGAATTAGTAACTGTAGATGTACTGATAGATAA